A window of the Haloarcula litorea genome harbors these coding sequences:
- a CDS encoding L-aspartate oxidase, producing MADTSDVLVVGSGIAGLAAALAAARNGSDVTLATKATRPEGASSWWARGGIAVSRDDPEQFKRDILAASDDTADPGAVDVLVENANDAVEDVLFETLDIQFDRVERRSTEADERAATPASRAALDYTREAAHSEDRILHVDAATGRHVHVPFLNHVDDRPDVDLLDDTAALDLLRHEGRVHGAMLESDGEVWPHFAGGVVLATGGIGDLYPRTTNPDHATGDGVAMAALAGADVADMEYVQFHPTACVSDPPRGSNGSGEAAGGDGVAFLVSEAVRGEGALLRNGDGERFMPDYHEAAELAPRDVVARAVQTEREATGEVLLDVSPVEFADEFPGLAERCADHDVDWTDGIPVAPAEHFLCGGVAVDDRGRTSLGRLYAVGECARTGVHGANRLASTSLLEGLVWGLRAGEDAAGRSVERIEAPDLLERDPDLPDAFAREKFHRLRRVMDERLGVERDPDELGRAMAVLRRLKGEVDAYVRTRTSRSLYELRNASVTALLVARHAADNDESVGTHNLVDGGATPADD from the coding sequence ATGGCGGACACGTCCGACGTGCTCGTCGTCGGGTCCGGCATCGCCGGGCTGGCGGCGGCACTCGCGGCCGCACGGAACGGGAGCGACGTGACGCTGGCGACGAAGGCGACCCGGCCCGAGGGCGCGTCCTCGTGGTGGGCCCGGGGCGGCATCGCCGTCTCGCGGGACGACCCCGAACAGTTCAAGCGGGACATCCTCGCGGCCAGCGACGACACCGCCGACCCCGGCGCGGTGGACGTGCTGGTCGAGAACGCGAACGACGCCGTCGAGGACGTCCTGTTCGAGACGCTCGATATCCAGTTCGACCGCGTCGAGCGACGCTCGACGGAGGCGGACGAGCGGGCGGCGACGCCCGCGAGTCGCGCGGCGCTCGATTACACCCGGGAGGCCGCCCACAGCGAGGACCGCATCCTCCACGTCGACGCGGCGACGGGCCGGCACGTCCACGTCCCGTTCCTGAACCACGTCGACGACCGCCCGGACGTCGATCTGCTGGACGACACCGCCGCGCTCGACCTGCTCCGCCACGAGGGGCGGGTCCACGGCGCGATGCTGGAGTCGGACGGCGAGGTGTGGCCCCACTTCGCCGGCGGCGTCGTCCTGGCGACCGGCGGCATCGGCGACCTCTACCCGCGGACGACCAACCCCGATCACGCGACCGGCGACGGCGTGGCGATGGCCGCGCTGGCCGGCGCGGACGTGGCGGACATGGAGTACGTGCAGTTCCACCCGACGGCGTGTGTCAGCGATCCACCCCGTGGTTCGAACGGCAGCGGTGAAGCCGCCGGCGGCGACGGCGTCGCCTTCCTCGTCAGCGAGGCGGTCCGCGGCGAGGGGGCGCTCCTGCGCAACGGCGACGGCGAGCGGTTCATGCCCGACTACCACGAGGCCGCCGAACTCGCGCCCCGGGACGTGGTCGCCCGCGCCGTCCAGACGGAACGCGAGGCCACCGGCGAGGTGCTGCTGGACGTCTCGCCGGTCGAGTTCGCCGACGAGTTCCCCGGGCTCGCCGAGCGCTGCGCGGACCACGATGTCGACTGGACCGACGGCATCCCGGTCGCGCCGGCCGAGCACTTCCTCTGTGGCGGCGTCGCGGTCGACGACCGGGGCCGGACGAGCCTCGGCCGGCTGTACGCCGTCGGGGAGTGTGCCCGGACGGGCGTCCACGGCGCGAACCGGCTGGCCTCCACGTCGCTGCTGGAGGGGCTGGTCTGGGGACTGCGGGCGGGCGAGGACGCCGCCGGCCGCTCGGTCGAGCGCATCGAGGCCCCGGACCTGCTGGAGCGGGACCCCGACCTGCCGGACGCCTTCGCCCGCGAGAAGTTCCACCGCCTGCGCCGGGTGATGGACGAGCGGTTGGGCGTCGAGCGCGACCCCGACGAGCTCGGACGGGCGATGGCCGTCCTCCGCCGGCTCAAAGGCGAGGTCGACGCCTACGTCCGCACCCGGACCTCGCGGTCGCTGTACGAACTGCGCAACGCGAGCGTGACGGCGCTGCTGGTCGCCCGCCACGCCGCCGACAACGACGAGAGCGTCGGCACGCACAACCTCGTGGACGGGGGAGCCACTCCCGCGGACGACTGA
- a CDS encoding DUF7522 family protein, with the protein MTRNILSDDLADSIVTTARTATGDSLRSVTYFTRANFEQLYLREDLERDADLNDFVGHEWQGYKQTKNAYQNSELGEYKFTVRAFENGYLLRATTERQGVLITTDGLSMNSYEEIAEAIERLLREESGKE; encoded by the coding sequence ATGACGCGCAACATCCTCTCGGACGACCTCGCCGACAGCATCGTCACCACGGCGCGGACGGCGACGGGGGACTCGCTGCGGTCGGTCACCTACTTCACGCGGGCGAACTTCGAGCAACTATACCTGCGGGAGGACCTCGAACGGGACGCGGACCTCAACGACTTCGTGGGCCACGAGTGGCAGGGCTACAAACAGACCAAGAACGCCTACCAGAACTCCGAGCTCGGGGAGTACAAGTTCACCGTCCGGGCGTTCGAGAACGGCTACCTCCTGCGGGCGACCACGGAGCGACAGGGCGTGCTCATCACCACCGACGGGCTCTCGATGAACTCCTACGAGGAGATCGCCGAGGCCATCGAGCGGCTCCTGCGCGAGGAGTCGGGCAAGGAGTAG
- a CDS encoding DUF7557 family protein, which translates to MSSSIRISDETKAKLEAVKREDETFDELLDRLAITRTEEDVREMAGFAEEGIEEHMKQKREDLNDSFEGWTTGPE; encoded by the coding sequence ATGAGCTCATCAATCCGAATCTCGGACGAAACGAAAGCGAAGCTGGAAGCCGTAAAGCGTGAAGACGAAACGTTCGACGAGTTACTGGACCGGCTCGCAATCACTCGGACAGAGGAAGACGTTCGGGAAATGGCTGGATTCGCTGAAGAGGGCATCGAGGAACACATGAAACAGAAACGTGAGGACCTCAACGACTCGTTTGAGGGCTGGACAACGGGCCCAGAATGA
- a CDS encoding type II toxin-antitoxin system VapC family toxin — MILLDNNIIRKYARPDPDEAVLNYLSEHRTEPWGISALVLFEFLSYYDTQSRQRTRRSQLTRAVDNVVSFDADTAAEAASMETSLEAAGVSLDDVDLLIAATARQHQATFVTADRDDFDKTPLHELIEIDIVNTS, encoded by the coding sequence ATGATTCTCCTCGACAATAATATCATCCGAAAGTACGCCCGGCCGGACCCGGATGAAGCTGTTCTCAACTATCTATCGGAGCACCGAACTGAACCGTGGGGTATCTCAGCACTCGTCCTCTTCGAATTTCTGTCCTACTACGACACGCAGTCAAGACAGCGCACGCGGCGAAGCCAGCTGACACGGGCTGTCGACAACGTGGTCAGCTTCGATGCCGACACTGCAGCCGAGGCGGCCAGCATGGAGACCTCACTCGAAGCCGCCGGTGTCTCACTCGACGATGTTGATCTGCTCATAGCCGCGACAGCGCGTCAACACCAAGCGACGTTCGTGACTGCCGACAGGGACGATTTCGACAAAACGCCGTTACACGAACTCATAGAGATCGACATCGTCAACACTTCCTAA
- a CDS encoding DNA double-strand break repair nuclease NurA, whose amino-acid sequence MTLDPVHVDGIAQLAGQVRETVETSDQDAAAERAWTEFLDPLYDEGDEVLTPLGERCRRKVAVEDIALADPPFPTQHGLDSGTINPTTFKNGLVIDVAQAAMSATPSDVDLHRGRTIIMAVHSNDATVTVGGDWQGGDRGYAKRRVLDVPQVDRYEQRVVHALALYLAESQHALTNAEVVEDLFVLDGPIYPTGLLRWADRETELAEVLAEDDRPKTVVGNYVELVERFVERDVPLVGFVKNSSAKAITRTVRKKANAPWTNDDAFFRRVLERRDDDGELLTGSLTCTNWFRSKTGTDRVMAADGDAMGIERSLDPEAYEVTFFAVYDPRTDLVFRVEAPYAFTRDEERRERLTRQILHDVAAERGPPLSVAKADELASIDRQGSEELTRRIEREFETDRQKSYDDTRWGAVDEAF is encoded by the coding sequence ATGACGCTGGACCCGGTACACGTCGACGGCATCGCGCAGCTGGCCGGGCAGGTGCGCGAGACCGTCGAGACGAGCGACCAGGACGCGGCCGCCGAGCGGGCCTGGACGGAGTTCCTCGACCCGCTGTACGACGAGGGCGACGAGGTGCTGACGCCGCTTGGCGAGCGGTGCCGCCGGAAGGTCGCCGTCGAGGACATCGCGCTGGCGGACCCACCCTTTCCGACCCAGCACGGGCTGGACTCGGGGACGATCAACCCCACGACGTTCAAGAACGGGCTGGTCATCGACGTGGCCCAGGCCGCGATGAGCGCGACGCCCTCCGACGTCGACCTCCACCGCGGCCGGACGATCATCATGGCCGTCCACTCAAACGACGCGACGGTCACGGTCGGCGGCGACTGGCAGGGCGGGGACCGGGGGTACGCCAAGCGGCGGGTACTGGACGTCCCGCAGGTCGACCGCTACGAGCAGCGGGTCGTCCACGCGCTGGCGCTGTACCTCGCCGAGAGCCAGCACGCCCTGACCAACGCCGAGGTGGTCGAGGACCTGTTCGTACTCGACGGCCCGATCTACCCGACCGGCCTCCTGCGGTGGGCCGACCGCGAGACGGAACTCGCGGAGGTGCTCGCGGAGGACGACCGCCCCAAGACCGTCGTCGGCAACTACGTCGAACTGGTCGAGCGGTTCGTCGAGCGGGACGTCCCGCTGGTGGGGTTCGTCAAGAACTCCTCGGCGAAGGCGATCACGCGGACCGTCCGCAAGAAGGCCAACGCCCCCTGGACGAACGACGACGCCTTCTTCCGGCGGGTGCTGGAGCGCCGGGACGACGACGGCGAGCTGCTGACCGGCTCGCTCACCTGTACCAACTGGTTCCGCTCGAAGACCGGGACCGACCGCGTGATGGCCGCCGACGGGGACGCGATGGGCATCGAGCGGAGCCTCGACCCGGAGGCCTACGAAGTGACGTTCTTCGCGGTCTACGACCCCCGGACGGACCTCGTGTTCCGCGTCGAGGCCCCCTACGCGTTCACCCGCGACGAGGAGCGCCGCGAGAGGCTGACCCGGCAGATCCTCCACGACGTGGCCGCCGAGCGCGGCCCGCCGCTTTCGGTGGCGAAGGCCGACGAGCTCGCGAGCATCGACCGGCAGGGCAGCGAGGAGCTCACCCGCCGCATCGAGCGGGAGTTCGAGACCGACCGACAGAAGAGCTACGACGACACGCGCTGGGGGGCCGTCGACGAGGCGTTCTGA
- a CDS encoding IS6 family transposase codes for MAEIARLSGSRGWIDLDFVERERTPEPAMALGIQSHFAGLSLSNTVELLDCLGVQRSRKAIHDWVQKADLQPESGKSPTQIALDETVIRINDQQFWLYAAADPQSNDLLHVCLFTTTTTALTEIFLRELRQKHDVESAVFLVDGAKHLQTALQRAGLRFQIRHHGNRNAVERIFRELKRRTSSFSNCFSHVEPETAETWLQSFARWLNATN; via the coding sequence ATGGCAGAAATCGCCCGCCTCAGTGGTAGTAGAGGGTGGATTGATTTGGATTTTGTGGAGCGCGAGCGGACACCCGAGCCAGCGATGGCGCTGGGTATTCAATCCCACTTTGCGGGGTTGTCACTGTCGAATACCGTTGAATTACTCGATTGTTTGGGTGTCCAACGCAGTCGCAAAGCAATCCACGATTGGGTGCAGAAAGCCGATTTACAGCCCGAATCGGGGAAATCGCCGACTCAGATCGCGCTCGACGAAACAGTGATTCGCATCAACGACCAGCAGTTCTGGCTGTACGCTGCTGCCGATCCACAGTCGAACGACCTGCTTCACGTCTGCCTCTTTACCACAACTACGACCGCTCTGACGGAAATTTTCCTGCGCGAACTCCGGCAAAAGCACGATGTCGAATCCGCCGTATTTCTCGTTGACGGCGCGAAACACCTCCAAACTGCACTGCAACGAGCTGGCCTCCGATTTCAGATACGTCACCACGGAAATCGGAACGCCGTCGAACGGATTTTTCGAGAGTTGAAGCGCCGAACCTCGTCGTTCTCGAACTGCTTCAGCCACGTCGAACCAGAAACAGCCGAAACGTGGTTGCAGAGCTTCGCTCGATGGCTTAATGCTACTAACTAA
- the nadA gene encoding quinolinate synthase NadA produces the protein METAEFETDLSLFKYDNLEQLPPEYRELNEDERTERIERALGALGDDVVVLGHNYQRREIVEHADFVGDSYQLSKEAAAADADYVIFGGVTFMAESADVITGDDQSVILPSMEASCPMAGMAEALQVDAAWAELTAATDEEIVPVTYMNSYADLKAFCAEQGGLVCTSSNAADAFEYALERGDKVLFLPDKHLGENTAHRLGMGDEIVEWDPWDPESTSAAEAVEHDVVLWEGYCQVHERFRESHVEGIRADHPDANVIVHPECRREVVEAADVSGSTATICETVAEADPGDTWAVGTEIHLTNHLQRWHPEVNVLPLCGDACMDCNAMRQIDPNYLAWVLEELVAGRERNVIEVAPEEKELAQVALDRMLEI, from the coding sequence ATGGAAACGGCTGAGTTCGAAACCGACCTCAGTCTCTTCAAGTACGACAACCTCGAACAGTTGCCCCCGGAGTACCGAGAGCTGAACGAAGACGAGCGAACGGAGCGCATCGAGCGGGCGCTCGGGGCGCTGGGCGACGACGTGGTCGTCCTGGGCCACAACTACCAGCGCCGCGAGATCGTCGAGCACGCCGACTTCGTCGGCGACTCCTACCAGTTGAGCAAGGAGGCCGCCGCCGCGGACGCCGACTACGTGATCTTCGGCGGCGTGACGTTCATGGCCGAGTCCGCCGACGTCATCACGGGCGACGACCAGAGCGTCATCCTGCCGTCGATGGAGGCCTCCTGCCCGATGGCCGGGATGGCCGAGGCCCTGCAAGTCGACGCCGCGTGGGCGGAACTGACCGCGGCGACCGACGAGGAGATCGTCCCGGTCACGTACATGAACAGCTACGCCGATCTGAAGGCCTTCTGTGCCGAACAGGGCGGACTGGTCTGTACGTCCTCGAACGCCGCCGACGCCTTCGAGTACGCGCTCGAACGGGGCGACAAGGTCCTCTTTCTCCCGGACAAGCACCTCGGGGAGAACACGGCCCACCGGCTCGGGATGGGAGACGAGATCGTCGAGTGGGACCCCTGGGACCCCGAGAGCACCAGCGCCGCGGAGGCCGTCGAGCACGACGTCGTCCTCTGGGAGGGGTACTGTCAGGTCCACGAGCGGTTCCGCGAGTCCCACGTCGAGGGGATTCGCGCCGACCACCCCGACGCCAACGTCATCGTCCACCCCGAGTGCCGCCGGGAGGTCGTCGAGGCCGCCGACGTGAGCGGGTCGACGGCGACCATCTGCGAGACCGTCGCCGAGGCCGACCCCGGCGACACCTGGGCCGTCGGCACGGAGATCCACCTGACGAACCACCTCCAGCGGTGGCACCCCGAGGTGAACGTCCTGCCGCTGTGTGGCGACGCCTGTATGGACTGCAACGCGATGCGACAGATCGACCCGAACTACCTGGCGTGGGTGCTGGAGGAGTTGGTCGCCGGGCGCGAGCGCAACGTGATCGAGGTCGCGCCCGAGGAGAAGGAACTGGCACAGGTCGCGCTCGACCGGATGCTGGAGATCTGA
- a CDS encoding calcium/sodium antiporter, which translates to MVLFDVLFVAVAVVALWFGAGQFVTGASRLARRLGVPGVVVGLTVVAFGTSAPEFAVTIDAALAGRSDISVANAVGSNVLNLGFILGGVAVVKALPSSLAFVRRDALLMVGSTALLLAFVADGRLAAVEGAVLFGCLVAYLAVLARSADDDGVAAAPEAAGPLDVVRLAVGLALVVGGGHLLVVAAVDIALAAGISEWAIGITVVAAGTSLPEFATSMAAARRGRTGLSAGNVVGSCVFNLLGVLGLAAIVSPLAVAPVGVEGTAWLLGVTVLVTVLFYTETTLSRLEGALLVLLNAVNWALSLV; encoded by the coding sequence GTGGTCCTCTTCGACGTTCTGTTCGTCGCCGTCGCCGTCGTCGCCCTCTGGTTCGGGGCCGGGCAGTTCGTCACCGGCGCGAGCCGGCTCGCCCGCCGGCTGGGGGTTCCCGGCGTCGTCGTCGGCCTCACCGTCGTCGCCTTCGGCACCTCCGCGCCGGAGTTCGCCGTCACCATCGACGCGGCGCTCGCGGGCCGCAGCGACATCTCGGTGGCGAACGCCGTCGGCTCGAACGTCCTGAACCTCGGGTTCATCCTCGGCGGGGTCGCGGTCGTCAAGGCACTGCCCTCGTCGCTGGCGTTCGTCCGCCGGGACGCGCTGCTGATGGTCGGGTCGACGGCGCTCCTGCTCGCGTTCGTCGCCGACGGCCGCCTCGCCGCGGTCGAGGGGGCGGTCCTGTTCGGCTGTCTCGTCGCCTACCTCGCCGTCCTCGCGCGGAGCGCGGACGACGACGGCGTCGCCGCCGCCCCGGAGGCCGCCGGCCCGCTGGACGTTGTCCGACTGGCGGTCGGGCTCGCGCTCGTCGTCGGCGGCGGCCACCTGCTCGTCGTCGCGGCCGTCGACATCGCCCTCGCCGCCGGGATCTCCGAGTGGGCCATCGGGATCACCGTCGTCGCCGCCGGCACGTCGCTCCCGGAGTTCGCCACCTCGATGGCGGCCGCCCGGCGTGGCCGGACCGGGCTCTCGGCGGGCAACGTCGTCGGCAGTTGCGTCTTCAATCTCCTGGGCGTGCTCGGACTCGCGGCCATCGTCAGCCCCCTCGCTGTCGCGCCGGTCGGCGTCGAGGGGACCGCGTGGCTGCTCGGCGTGACGGTGCTGGTGACGGTGCTGTTCTACACGGAGACGACGCTCTCGCGGCTGGAGGGCGCGTTGCTCGTGCTGCTGAACGCGGTCAACTGGGCGCTGAGTCTGGTGTAG
- a CDS encoding bifunctional helix-turn-helix transcriptional regulator/GNAT family N-acetyltransferase: MASPTDLADDDERRTVYRYVERHGPVEPSVVADAVGTDPESFQHHLAILKRDALLAETDEGRLVVALDSGEAVEHREAGVAYTIRPARPADISGVVGVIRTITDECCYVVASSVADRLVYEETVVRRNPTECRVLFVATVEDDVVGWCHVTTPDADHLSNTAELTLGVLSEYRRHGIGSHLLQRGVEWAAARGCRKVYNSVPACNERAIEFLLGAGWTVEAVRADHYELDGDLVDETMLARDL, from the coding sequence ATGGCGTCCCCCACGGACCTGGCGGACGACGACGAACGCCGGACAGTCTACCGGTACGTCGAGCGCCACGGCCCGGTCGAGCCCTCGGTCGTCGCCGACGCCGTCGGGACCGATCCGGAGTCGTTCCAGCACCACCTCGCGATCCTCAAGCGGGACGCGCTCCTCGCGGAGACCGACGAGGGCCGCCTCGTCGTCGCGCTGGACAGCGGCGAGGCCGTCGAGCACCGCGAGGCCGGCGTGGCCTACACCATCCGTCCCGCCCGACCCGCCGACATCTCGGGCGTCGTCGGCGTCATCCGGACGATCACGGACGAGTGTTGCTACGTCGTCGCCAGCAGCGTCGCCGACCGACTGGTCTACGAGGAGACCGTCGTCCGGCGGAACCCGACGGAGTGTCGGGTCCTGTTCGTGGCCACCGTCGAGGACGACGTGGTCGGCTGGTGCCACGTCACGACGCCCGACGCCGACCACCTCTCGAACACGGCGGAACTCACGCTGGGCGTCCTCTCGGAGTACCGCCGCCACGGCATCGGGAGCCACCTGCTCCAGCGGGGCGTCGAGTGGGCCGCCGCCCGCGGCTGCCGGAAGGTGTACAACAGCGTCCCCGCCTGCAACGAGCGGGCCATCGAGTTCCTGCTCGGCGCGGGGTGGACCGTCGAGGCGGTCCGGGCCGACCACTACGAGCTCGACGGCGACCTCGTCGACGAGACGATGCTCGCCCGGGACCTCTGA
- the gpmI gene encoding 2,3-bisphosphoglycerate-independent phosphoglycerate mutase translates to MQVGLVILDGWGLNPDENVRDAVAAADTPNFDRFWDAGAHSTLTTHGRRVGLPEGQMGNSEVGHLNIGAGRVVKQDSARVSDSIARSRGELDEGDDETGDPPFFENETILSAFEYAEEHGGRVHFLGLVSDGGVHSYQDHLHALIELAGERGTEAVTHAFTDGRDTSPTGGEGYLADLAAHAEAHGTSHVATVTGRYYAMDRDQNWDRTRRAYDAVVDAEGDHHAETAVAAATDSYARDTTDEFVEPTVVGDYDGMADGDAAVFFNFRSDRARQLTRMLGDIRPEDWGADTSPPDVRLVTMTQYDETFDVPVAFPPNQPADVLGEVLSEAGLTQLRLAETEKYAHVTYFLNGGREVEFDGELRHIIESPDVPTYDQQPEMSAPEVTDTAIEVIESEDPDALVLNYANPDMVGHTGDFDAAVAAVEAVDEQLGRLVEAITAAGGHVLVTADHGNADDMGTVEDPHTAHTTNPVPFVYLGPDGTAGGKRARDGGTLADLAPTMLALLAVDKPAAMTGESLVED, encoded by the coding sequence ATGCAAGTCGGGCTCGTCATCCTCGACGGCTGGGGGCTGAACCCGGACGAGAACGTCCGAGACGCCGTGGCCGCCGCCGACACGCCGAACTTCGACCGCTTCTGGGACGCCGGCGCGCACTCGACGCTGACCACCCACGGTCGCCGGGTCGGGCTCCCGGAGGGACAGATGGGCAACTCCGAGGTCGGCCACCTCAACATCGGGGCCGGCCGCGTCGTCAAGCAGGACTCCGCCCGGGTCAGCGACAGCATCGCCCGCTCGCGGGGGGAGCTCGACGAGGGGGACGACGAGACGGGCGACCCGCCGTTCTTCGAGAACGAGACGATCCTGTCGGCCTTCGAGTACGCCGAGGAACACGGCGGCCGCGTCCACTTCCTGGGGCTGGTCTCGGACGGGGGCGTCCACTCCTACCAGGACCACCTCCACGCGCTGATCGAGCTCGCCGGCGAGCGCGGCACCGAGGCGGTCACCCACGCCTTCACCGACGGCCGGGACACCTCGCCGACCGGCGGCGAGGGGTACCTCGCGGACCTGGCGGCCCACGCCGAGGCCCACGGGACCAGCCACGTCGCGACGGTGACGGGCCGCTACTACGCGATGGATCGGGACCAGAACTGGGACCGGACCCGACGGGCCTACGACGCGGTCGTCGACGCCGAGGGCGACCACCACGCCGAGACGGCCGTCGCGGCCGCCACCGACTCCTACGCCCGGGACACCACCGACGAGTTCGTCGAGCCCACGGTCGTCGGCGACTACGACGGGATGGCCGACGGCGACGCGGCGGTCTTCTTCAACTTCCGGTCGGACCGCGCCCGACAGCTCACCCGGATGCTCGGTGACATCCGTCCAGAGGACTGGGGGGCCGACACCTCGCCGCCCGACGTTCGACTGGTGACGATGACCCAGTACGACGAGACCTTCGACGTGCCCGTCGCCTTCCCGCCGAACCAGCCCGCGGACGTGCTGGGCGAGGTGCTCTCCGAGGCCGGCCTGACACAGCTCCGGCTGGCCGAGACCGAGAAGTACGCCCACGTCACCTACTTCCTCAACGGCGGCCGCGAGGTGGAGTTCGACGGCGAGCTGCGCCACATCATCGAGAGCCCGGACGTCCCCACCTACGACCAACAGCCCGAGATGAGCGCGCCCGAGGTGACGGACACGGCCATCGAGGTCATCGAGTCCGAGGACCCCGACGCGCTGGTGCTCAACTACGCGAACCCGGACATGGTGGGCCACACGGGCGACTTCGACGCCGCGGTGGCCGCCGTCGAGGCCGTCGACGAGCAACTGGGCCGGCTGGTCGAGGCGATCACCGCCGCGGGCGGGCACGTCCTGGTCACCGCCGACCACGGCAACGCCGACGACATGGGGACCGTCGAGGACCCCCACACCGCCCACACGACGAATCCGGTCCCGTTCGTCTACCTCGGCCCCGACGGCACCGCCGGCGGCAAGCGCGCCCGGGACGGCGGGACGCTCGCGGACCTGGCCCCGACGATGCTGGCGCTGCTTGCCGTCGACAAGCCCGCGGCGATGACCGGCGAGTCGCTGGTCGAGGACTGA
- a CDS encoding RNA 2'-phosphotransferase yields the protein MPPTVRACPEHGFFAGEDCPGCGSVGRAVLTGDRRRRLSKFVSGALRHFPEDAGLELDEAGWTDFDALVAAVESKYDWADREALAAVVATDPKGRFERTGGDDDRVRAAYGHSVDVTLDDGDGPVPDTLYHGTPARNLDAIQEEGLRPMGRQQVHLSGSVADARDVGRRHADDPVVLAVDAAALEADGHAVTRRGESTYTTDRVPPAYLSRRD from the coding sequence GTGCCACCGACGGTCCGAGCGTGTCCCGAGCACGGCTTCTTCGCGGGCGAAGACTGCCCCGGCTGCGGCAGCGTCGGCCGCGCGGTCCTGACCGGGGATCGACGCCGCCGGCTCTCGAAGTTCGTCTCCGGCGCGCTCCGGCACTTCCCCGAGGACGCCGGACTCGAACTGGACGAGGCCGGCTGGACCGACTTCGACGCGCTGGTCGCGGCCGTCGAGTCGAAGTACGACTGGGCCGACCGGGAGGCGCTGGCCGCCGTCGTCGCGACGGACCCGAAGGGCCGGTTCGAGCGCACCGGCGGCGACGACGACCGGGTCCGGGCGGCCTACGGTCACTCCGTCGACGTGACGCTCGACGACGGCGACGGCCCCGTGCCGGACACGCTGTACCACGGGACCCCGGCCCGGAACCTCGACGCCATCCAGGAGGAGGGACTGCGCCCGATGGGTCGCCAGCAGGTCCACCTCTCGGGGAGCGTCGCCGACGCCCGCGACGTGGGCCGCCGGCACGCCGACGACCCGGTCGTGCTGGCGGTCGACGCGGCGGCGCTGGAGGCGGACGGCCACGCGGTCACTCGCCGCGGCGAGTCGACCTACACCACCGACCGCGTCCCGCCGGCGTACCTCTCGCGACGCGACTGA
- the nadC gene encoding carboxylating nicotinate-nucleotide diphosphorylase has translation MIQDTDVERWLREDVGHHDVTNDVPGDTAGRLVAKEEGVLAGTDAARAVFDYLGVTVTDCADDGTRVEPGDVVLRVDGPARQVLRGERVAANLVGHASGVATRTRAAVDEARSVDDAVRVAATRKTTPGLRGVEKRAVAAGGGDTHRLDLSHMVMVKDNHIAELGLEDAVAQFRERASFATKLDVEVERPADAPRAVAAGADVVLLDNMSVAETERAVDLVAAADGEALTEASGGITVETAADYAATGVDVLSMGSLTHSAPALDCSFRTG, from the coding sequence ATGATCCAGGACACAGACGTCGAACGGTGGCTCCGCGAGGACGTGGGCCACCACGACGTGACCAACGACGTGCCCGGCGACACGGCGGGGCGACTGGTCGCCAAAGAGGAGGGCGTCCTCGCGGGGACCGACGCCGCGCGGGCGGTGTTCGACTACCTGGGCGTGACCGTCACCGACTGCGCCGACGACGGCACACGCGTCGAGCCCGGCGACGTCGTCCTCCGGGTCGACGGGCCGGCCCGTCAGGTCCTCCGGGGAGAGCGCGTCGCCGCGAACCTCGTCGGCCACGCCTCGGGGGTCGCCACGCGGACCCGCGCGGCCGTCGACGAGGCCCGGAGCGTCGACGACGCGGTGCGGGTCGCGGCCACCCGGAAGACGACGCCCGGCCTGCGGGGGGTCGAGAAGCGCGCCGTCGCCGCCGGCGGCGGGGACACCCACCGGCTGGACCTCTCGCACATGGTGATGGTCAAGGACAACCACATCGCCGAACTGGGGCTGGAGGACGCCGTCGCCCAATTCCGCGAGCGGGCCTCCTTCGCCACGAAGCTGGACGTGGAGGTCGAGCGGCCCGCGGACGCCCCGCGTGCCGTGGCGGCGGGGGCCGACGTCGTCCTGCTGGACAACATGAGCGTCGCCGAGACCGAACGGGCGGTCGACCTCGTCGCGGCGGCCGACGGCGAGGCACTCACCGAGGCCAGCGGCGGCATCACCGTCGAGACGGCGGCCGACTACGCGGCGACCGGCGTCGACGTGCTCTCGATGGGGTCGCTGACTCACTCCGCGCCGGCGCTCGACTGCTCGTTCCGGACCGGCTAA